AGCGTCCGTACCAATCGTGCAGTTCGGCGGCTGGGTCGTCTTCGACCACCACGCCGACGTGCTTGTTGCCCTCGACGTCTTCGTGCACCGACGCGACCCGCGCGGTCTTACCGGCGACGAAGATGTCCTGTGCGTCGGCGTTGCGCCGGGGCCGCAACACCACCCGGCTGCCGCGGGCCACCCGGGTGCCGTTCACCAGCACCGCATCGATCTCGGGACGAACCGCGTTGTCGGCCAGCGGATCCCACCAGTCCACACCCTCGGGGACCTTGGGGATCAACCCAGATGCGCTGTGCGGGTCGCGCAGCACACCGTGCAGGCGGGCCATCGCCTCGGGTGACATCGCGTCGCACTGGTCGATGATCTGCGCCGCCCGCGGATCAGTAGCCCGCGCCTGCGCCTTCTCCTCGTCGGTCATCGTCATTACCCGCAACGTCAGGATCTCGTCGATCTCGGTGCAGTCGTACAGTGCGGTGCTGCTCTGTTCGGCGACCTCCGGGTGGTCGTAGAGGATGATCGGCGACACCAGCAGGATGTCGCGTGCACCGGGCGGCCCGGCGAGCACCGGGAAACACCGGTGCTGGCTGCAGCGCGCTGCCGCGTCGGCGGCTTCGGGCGGCGGTTCCAGTAGCGAAACGAAGTTCCCCTCAATGACTTCAGCGATGACGTGGCTGCCGATCATAGACCGGGTGATGGCATCGTCCTTGCTGGACGTGGCGCCTCCGGTGTTCCTCAGCCGCAAGGAGACTCGCAACAGACCACCGTCGGGTTCGGCGTGCAGTGTCAACTCGCCGCGGATCTCCTGTCGTTGCCGGATCAAGCGGCCGCCGTCGACGGCTTCGACGTCTGTTCCCGCGGGAGAAAGTACCGGCAGAGCCTGCGGCATTTCGTCGAACCTGATTGGTCCTAAGGGTATTTCACACTCCACCGCTTCGTCCCAGGTCAGCCAGGATCCCGACGGTGTGACCAGCTCTGCGACCGGTTCGTAACCGCCCGCGATGCGGCGCTGGGCCTGGCGGCGCTGAAGCTGCAGGAACCGTACCACAACCGTGAGCGCCGGACCCGAATCAATCAGGAACTGCGTGGCCAGCGAGTCGTCTTCCCCGAGCCCGGCGCCGGCCGCGTCGGGTGGACCCAGAACGCCAAACTGCCAACGTGATTGGTTCTTGCTTGAGGTTCCGCGGTACGGGTACAACAGATAACCCTCGTACAGCACCGCGTCGGCTACGGCGCGGGCGAGGCCCCAGCCGACGCTCATCGCGCGGCCTCCCGCCGCGCCGACTCGGTCAGCAGCGTGCTCACCGCGAGGTCGAGGTCGAGTATCCCGTGGGCCGACTTGTAACCGGCCAGAGCCGAGACCGTTTCGTGTCGTAGCCGCACCCATCCGGTGTTGGGGTAGTGCAGTGCGACCAGGTCCCGCCAGACCTGGATCGGCATGTCGTAGCGGGCTTCACAGTCCCAGGACACCTGTTGCACCGAGAATCCGCGGTCGGACTTGACGAAAATTGTTCCACTGAACAGAAATTGGAGTGGAATCGCGGCTTCGGATAAGGCGTGCATGTACTTGGCGGCGGTGACCTCGAAATCGTAGGTACAGTCCAGCGGCAGCGCCACGGTGGTGTTGCCGGCGAACCCGGGAACCATGGTGCTGCAATGCTGCCACAGAAAGGTGCGCTGGGTGGTGGCCCACCGATCCCGGTTGCCGAACAGATCGGTCAGCCCGGCGGCCTCCGCGTCGGTGTAGTTGCGGCGCAACGGTTCGATCCGGACCTGGCAGCGCAGCGCAATGGCGTGCACCGGGTCGTCAGGGTCAGCGTCGACGCCGATGCGTGCCGTCAATGTCGGGGTGACCGCGTACGGTTCGGGCACCACGTCCAGCACGGCGAAGCTCACGTCGATCGGCTGCTCGGTCATCGCGGCGCCTCCCGTGCGCGGGCAGCGATTTGCGCGAAGAAGTCGTCGACAAATTGCCGCGCCTGCTGGCCGCCGTCGAAGCCGCGCCACAACAGACGCAGCCGCCCGACGAACTCGTAGCAGGCATCGATCGGCACCAAAAACGTTTGCGGCGATCCTGTGTCGTCGTCTGGCACCCGGATCAGCAGCGCCTCCACGTCGTCGGCCAACATCCCCACTCGGGGGTCGGCGGCGCGGATGGCATTCCACAGCTCCAGGTCCAGCTCCGATTCGCACGCACCGGCCGGGCCGGGATAGAAGGCGACCGTGCGGCCCAGGTCGGAATTGGTGAAGAAGAACGCCACCCCGACCGGGATCTGCAGCGCCTCCCAGGCGCGGCGGTCCAGCGCGAATTGCGGGAACACCAGATAGCGGTCGGGCACCGCGCGGTAGCGCAACTGGGCGTGCGAATCGGCGAACAACAGATAGCAGGCACGGCACACGCACATCAGTTGCCGGGCAGCCACATTCACCACGTGCTGGTGCTCGTCGGTGATCGATTCGGCACACATTTCGCAGCGTTCGCCGGCAGGCTGCGGCTGGCGCCGGTTGGTGATGCCGGTCAACACGTCGTAGGGGCTGCTCATGCCGGGGCCCCCAGCACTGGCAGTGCCACCGACAACACCCCGTCGCGGGTCAGCAACGGCAACGGTTCGAGGTGCGCCGCTGAAGGTCCGGCACCGGCCTGGACGACATCGAATTGCGTCGTGCAGCGCGGGCATTGCAGCGAGCTGCCCGTCAACCGAGCCCCGGCCAGCGTGTCCAGGCACACCGGGCAATGGTCGCGGTAAGCCAGCGCCCGCTCGTCGACCCGGCAGGCCAGCACGGAAACACCGGCGATCGAGAAGCCCGCCACCTCGCCGGGTGCCAACTCGGCTAGCTCCGGCACTGGCTGCCACGAACCGCTCGAATGCACCCGGGACAGCAGCGATTCCGCGGCAATGACATTGGTGGGCTCCGTTGCCGCGACCACCTCGATCGAGCAAATTTCAGGGGCGGCGGCGCGGACAGCATCCTCGACAGCGAGTTCCAGTGTCATGGCCGACGAGGGGCACGTTTTGCAGGTTCCCCGGAACGCCAGGCGCGCAGCCCCGTCGGGGGTGATCTCCAGCAGATCTACGTCGCCGCCGTGCGAACCCAGGTAGGGCCGCACCCGGTCGAGCGCGTCGGCGACCCGACGGTGCACATCGTGCGGGTGCAGGCCGTGCACCAGGAGCAGGCTGGCCACCAGGTCGTCGGTGGCCAGCCGCTCGGCCAACTGCGGATCGGCGTGCGCCAGGATCCGTTCCAACCCCGCCCCGTAGAGCGCGATGACCTCACGGACCAACTCCTGGGCGCGCTCGTAGGCCCCTGGCCCGCCGGTCGCGCAGGAATCCAGCAGGGTCTGGATCCGGTCGCCCGCGGTGCGCCACTGTGCATCATCTGCTGAACCCTGCGGACGATCCGGCCGTGCCATTCGGGGTGTCACTCCCCGATCGGTGACTGGGTCGGGGTGTGCAGTCTCTCCAGCGTCTTGCCCTTGCCCAGGTACATGTGCACGCCGCAGGGCAGACACGGGTCGAAGCTGCGCACCGTGCGCATCACGTCGATGCCCTTAAAGTTCTCCCGGTCGTTCTCCTCGAAAATCGGCTGGCCCTGCACCGCGTCCTCGTATGGGCCCGGCGTGCCGTAGCTGTCACGAGGGTTGGCGTTCCACGGGGTGGGCGGATATGGGTGGTAGTTGGCGATCTTGCCGTCCCGGATGACCAGGTGGTGGCTGAGCACGCCGCGCACCGCCTCGGTGAAGCCGCAACCGATGCCCTCCTCGGGCACGTCGAAGCGCTCCCAGGTCTTGGTACGCCCGGCGCGGATTTCTTCCAATGCCTTCTCGGCGAAGTGCAGCGCGCACGCCGCCGCATAGGCCTGGAAATAGGTGCGGGCCCGGTCGCGTTCGATGGTGTTGCTGCCGAACTTGGGCACCTTCCACTCGAACTCCACCGGACCCTTGAGCGCGGTCTTCGGCAGGTTGATCTTGACGCTGTTGCCGGTGGCCTTGACGTAGCCGATATCGACCAGGCCGGCCAGCGCAGTCGCCCACAGCCGGGCCAGCGGACCGCCGCCGGTGTCTAGCGCCAGGTGGTCCTTGCCGTCGAACCAGCGCGGCGACATCACCCAGCTGTACTTGCCACCGTCCATCTCCCGCTTCTGCGGATGCGGGTTGGTGTGCTGGTTCCACGGGTGGCGGCGGTCCACCGGGTTGCCCAGCGGGTCAGTCTTGACGAACATCTCCTGATCGGTCCAGTCGTCGTAATACGAACTGCCCAAAAGGATTCGGATACCCAAGTTGATGTCTACCAGGGAGTGGGTAACCAGCTTGCCGTCCACCACCACACCGGGAGTGACGAACATCGCGTTACCCCAGCGCTCCATGTCTCGGTATTCGAAATTGCACACCTCGGGGTCCTGAAACGAGCCCCAGCAGCCCAGCAGCGTGCGGCGCAGGCCGACCTTCTCGTAACCGGGTAGAGCGTCGTAGAAGAAATCGAACAGATCGTCGTGCATCGGGACAACCTTCTTCATGAACTCGACGTAGCGCATCAACCGGGTCATGTAGTCGGTCATCAACTGGATGGTGGCCACGGTGCCGACGCCACCGGGGTACAGCGTGGAGGGGTGCACGTGACGGCCCTCCATCAGGCAGAACATCTCTCGGGTCCAGCGACTGACTTGCAAAGCCTCCCGGTAAAACTCGCCGCTGAACGGATTCAGCGAGCGCATGATGTCGGCGATCGTCTTGTAGCCATGCGCATCCGCGTGCGGTGCTTGAGTTTTCTCGGCTTTGGCCAGCACACCCGGATTGGTCTCGGAGACCATCTTTTCGCAGAAGTCCACTCCGACCAGGTTTTCCTGAAAAATGTTGTGGTCGAACATGTATTCTGCTGCCTCGCCGAGGTTGACGATCCATTCACCGATGTGCGGCGGCTTTACCCCGTAGGCCATGTTCTGCGCATAGCACGAGCAGGTGGCATGGTTGTCGCCGCAGATTCCGCAGATACGGCTAGTGATGAAGTGGGCGTCGCGCGGGTCCTTGCCTTTCATGAATATCGAGTAGCCACGGAAGATCGATGATGTGCTATGGCACTCCACGACTTCTCGATTCTCGAAGTCGATCTTCGTGTAAATGCCCAGGCTACCAACGATTCTGGTGATAGGGTCCCACGCCATCTCGACGAGTTGACCGGGCTCCCGCTTGGATGTCGACGGCTCGGGGATGATGGTTGTCATAGCGAATACTGCTCTCCGCCGCATACGGCTCTGAAGGAAAGAGTACGAGGCACCTACCAGGTGCGGCGCGCTCCGGTGGTCAGTTCGGTGCCCTTGTGCCGCCAACGCGGCTCCTTGTCGAGGGTGTGCTCGGTAATGTGCCGCAAGCCGCGGATCACCGAGCCGTACAACCCCGACGTGGTGCTCGATAGCTTGCCGCCCGGCGGTTCGTCCATGAACGGCATGAACTTGTCCGGGAAGCCGGGCATGGTGCAGCCGATGCAGATGCCACCGACATTCGGGCAGCCGCCAATACCGTTGATCCAGCCGCGCTTGGGCACATTGCACTTCACTACCGGGCCCCAACATCCCAGCTTGACAATGCATTTCGGTGACCCGTACTCGGTGGCGAAATCACCCTGCTCGTAGTATCCGGCCCGATCGCACCCCTCGTGCACGGTGTTGCCGAATAGCCACTTGGGTCGCAGCGCGTCGTCGAGCGGAATCATCGGCGCCTGGCCGGTCGCCATGTAGAGCAAGTAGGTCAACGTCTCGGAAAGATTGTCCGGTTGGATCGGACAGCCCGGTACGCACACGATCGGAATACCGGCCTTGCTCTTCCAGTCCCAGCCCAGATAGTCGGGCACGCCCATGGCGCCGGTCGGATTGCCTGCCATCGCGTGGATGCCGCCGTAGGTGGCGCAAGTACCCACCGCGACGATCGCGGTGGCCTTGGGCGCGAGCCGATCCAGCCATTCGCTGGTAGTCATCGGCTGGCCGGTGGCCGGGTCGTTGCCGAACCCACACCAGTAACCCTCGGACTTGATCTGTTCGTTGGGAATGGAGCCTTCGACGACGAGCACGAACGGTTCAAGTTCGCCGCGGTCGGCCTTGAAGAACCACTCGAGGAAGTCGTCGGCGCCCCCGGTTGGCCCACACTCGAAGTCGATCAACGGCCAGTGCACGGCGACCTGCGGGAGTCCGGGAAGGGCTCCCAGTGCGATCTCTTCGACGCTGGGTTGGGTGGCGGCAGTCAACGCCACCGAGTCACCGTCACAACTGAGACCGGCGTTGATCCACAGGACATGGATCAATGTTTGTTCTGCCTTGACTGCTGCTTCTGTTGGCATGCTGCAGCTTTCCGGGGCTGGGCTGGAACCCCTGCACCACCGGAGTCGACCGTCGGCCCACTTGCGTGGCGCTGTTTTTGGGTCTACCCCCGCCGCCAGGCGTTGTCAACGGCTCCCGCTTGGCAGCGGTGCAAGAGTGAGGGATACCCAGTTGCGAACGGTTCGCAGGTGAAAGCCGCTCGTTCCGAAGCAGTTTCACGAGACGTCGAGCGACGTCACCAGAAATTCGTTGCCGCGCAGCACCTCGACGTCGGCACTATCGCACGCCGGACACCAGATCGACCACGCCGAGGTGATCTCCGATTGCTCTCCGCAGGCGCGGCAGCGCACCTCTGCCCTCACGCACTCCAGTTCGAGTTTCGCGTCGGGCATGTCCTCGGAATCCCGCACGAGCGTCCAGCAGAAGGACAGCGAATCCGGTACCACCTGTCGCAAGGCGCCCACCCGGACCCGCACGACTTCGACGTGCCGCCCGTCGGCGTGAGACTTGACCACGCCGGCGATCGCCTGACACAGCGAGAGCTCATGCATCGGCGGCTACCGCCGGCCGACCGGGTCGGAGTCCATGGGGACCGTTCTACACCTTTCTACACAGTCGAATCGGGAGTAGCGGGGTCCGCGGCCGGGGCCCATCTCTCCTCGATGCGTCCGTAGCGCCAGACCAGCAGCGCCAGCAGCCACGTGGCGAGGAACATTGCGACGACGAGAAATCCGACGGTGTTCAGGTTGAGGCCGGCCAGCCAAGCCCAGAACGGGCCGCGCCAGCCCAGCTGTTCGGCGAACAGGCCGAGTAGTTCCACCGTGCCGATCAGCAAGGCGACGGCCACCGACAATGTGGTGACCGCAATGTTGTAGTAGATCTTGCGGACCGGACTGGAAAACGCCCAGCCGTAAGCGAAGTTCATGAACGAGCCGTCGATGGTGTCCAACAGGCACATGCCGGCGGCGAAAAGCACCGGCAGGCACAGGATGGCGTACCACGGCAACCCGGAGGCCGCGCTGGTCCCCGCCAGCACCAGCAGCGCGACTTCGGTGGCGGTGTCAAACCCCAACCCAAAGAGCAGGCCGACCAGGTACATGTGCCAGGACTTGCTGATCGACTTAGTGAATCGGCCCAGGAACCGGTTGATTAGTCCACGGTTGTCCAGCTGTCGCTCGAGTTCGCTCTCGCTGTACTGGCCGCGTCGCAGCCGGGCGAACACCCGCACCATGCCGACCAAAACGACGACATTGAGCAGCGCGATCAGGTACAGGAACACGCCTGAGACGCCGGTGCCGAATAGACCGGTGTAGTGGTGCAGCCGCGACGAGTCGTCCGCGACCGGCCCGGCGACGGCGCGCACCCCGGTCGCCAACAGCAGCGCCAGCACGAACACCACCGTGGAGTGGCCCAGGGAGAAGAAGAATCCGACCGCCAGCGGGCGTTGCCCGTCGCTCATCAGCTTGCGGGTGGTGTTGTCGATCGCCGCGATGTGGTCAGCGTCGAAGGCGTGCCGCAGGCCCAGGATGTAAGCGGTGAGCCCGATGCCGACCCCAAATGCTTTGCTACCCAACCTTAAATGAGCCGGCTCTACCACCAGTGCCAACGTCATCCAGCCGACTAGGTGCAACGCGATGATTACCGCGGCCATCAGTGCCAATCGCCGCAACTCCGCCGTCGACAAGGCGGGCCGTCGGCGGGACCGGTCGAGCGGGACGCGGGACATCCGGGTCCTTCCCACGATCGAGAGACGCACCGACTGTAGGTTCGCCGGCAATCCGGATGCAAGTGACTTGCAAGAACGCAACGAGCTGCCGCATAGGTGCGCTGGCAATCCCGAGTCGGGGGCGAGACACTGGGCGGGTGACGACTGAATCGGCGGGCTTGGATCCGGCGGCCGCCGAACGCCTTGGCGAGTTCCTTCGTGCGCGCGGGTTGCGGCGAACGGCGTCACGAATTCAGATCCTCGCGGTGCTCGAACCCTTCAACGGACATCTGTCAGTGGCCGAGATCCGCGACCGGCTGCCGGCCCACCTGTTCGCCGGAGCCCAGCTGCCCGACCTGGCCACCATCTACCGCACGGTGACCACGCTGGTGGATCAGGGTGTCCTGCATGCGCTGACCCTGGACGGCGGTGTCACCACCTACGGAATGGCCACCGCTCCGCATCACCACGCGGTGTGCACCCGGTGCGGCTCGATCATCGAGGTGCCGGCGCGGCAGCTCAGTGCGGCGCTGGAGCACGCGATGGCGGGCAGTTCCTTCGCACTGTCCGAGCGGGCGGGCCTGACGCTGCACGGCCTGTGCCCGCGGTGTCAGGGCGTTGACCTCAGCCCAGCCCCAGCAGCGCGTTCTCGACAACCTCGGGCAGCGCCGGGTGAATCCAATACTGGCCGCGGGCCATCTCCCGGGCGGTAAGCCCGAAACTCATCGCCTGAATCAGCGGCTGGATCAGCGCCGAGGCCTGATACCCCATGAAATGCGCGCCCAGCAACTGCCCGGAGCGACGGTCAGCGATCAGCTTGAGAATGCCGGTGTTGTCTTCCATCGCCCAGCCGTAGGCGACGTCGCCGTAGTCCTGGATCTTCACCGTCACATCGAATCCTTGTGCGACGGCTTGGTTCTCGGTCAGCCCGACACTGGCCAGCTGCGGGTCGGTGAACACCGCCGAAGGGACATAGCGATGATCGGTGACGGCCATCGATGCGGTGTCGTCCCAGTCGCACAGCAGATTATGCTGCACCACCCGCGCCTCGTGGTTGGCGACGTGCTTGAGCTGATACGGCGAGGAGACGTCGCCGAGCGCGAAAACCCCGCGGGCCGAGGTCCTTTGATACTGGTCGACCACCACGCGGCCGTTCTCGACGTCCACCCCGGCCTGCTCGGCGTCTAACCGATCGGCATTGGACACCCGTCCCGTCGCCACTAGTAGGGCGTCGGCGCCGATCTTCGAGCCGTCATCGAGCGTCAGGGAGACCCCTGCGGCCGTCCCGTTGCGGTTGTGTGCGTCGACGACATTGCGGTGGGTACGCAACTCCCACTTGCCGGCCGCGATACGGGTGAACCGCTCGCAGATGGTGTCGTCACAATGGCGCAGCATGCACCCGCCCCGGATGACCAACGTCACCCGGGTGCCGAGCGCCGCGAAGACATGCGCGAATTCGGCTGCGATGAAGCCACTTCCGACAATCACCAGGTGCTCGGGCAATTCGGCGATCCGCATGATGGTGTCGCTGGTGTGGTAACGGGCACCAGATTCGGCAATGGCCGGCGGAACCATGGGCCGTGAACCGGCCGCGATCACCACCTGCTCGGCGGTGAACTCGTCGCCTGCCTCGGTGCGCAATAGGTAGCGCCCGTCGGGCTGGACCGGCCCGAAGCGGGTGTGCCGGTCGTAGACGTCAATGTTCTTTGCCGAACGCCGGTAGTCCTCGCCCCCTGCCGCGATCGGGTCGATGCGACCGAAAACCCGCGACACGATGTCTCCCCAGCGCACTCCGTCGATGTGCGCGTCGACCCCGTATCGGGCTGCGCCGCGAATCGTCTTGGCCACCTCCGCGGCGTAGACGAACATCTTGGTCGGGATGCAGCCGACGTTGAGGCAGGTGCCACCGAAGGTGTCCTGCTCGCAGATCGCAACCCGCTTGGCGGCGTAGCGTTCGTCGACAATGCTGTTGCCCGAACCGGTTCCGATGATTGCCAGGTCGTAGGACTCCACTGCGTCAGCCTTTCCCCGACGGTGCCGAGGCGCCGGTGTCGTTCAGTTTGTCCAGATATTGGTCGAGCCAGCGGTCCAGATGTCCGTAGGCCAGCGTGCGTGGTTGCGGCAGCGACAAGAACACGTCGTGCTTGGCGTCGGGCACCGGAATGATGCTGCTCCGGTTGCCGATACAGCCAGCCCACCGGGCGATCTGACGGACGTCGAGAACTGCGTCG
The nucleotide sequence above comes from Mycobacterium vicinigordonae. Encoded proteins:
- a CDS encoding DUF6084 family protein yields the protein MTEQPIDVSFAVLDVVPEPYAVTPTLTARIGVDADPDDPVHAIALRCQVRIEPLRRNYTDAEAAGLTDLFGNRDRWATTQRTFLWQHCSTMVPGFAGNTTVALPLDCTYDFEVTAAKYMHALSEAAIPLQFLFSGTIFVKSDRGFSVQQVSWDCEARYDMPIQVWRDLVALHYPNTGWVRLRHETVSALAGYKSAHGILDLDLAVSTLLTESARREAAR
- a CDS encoding DUF5947 family protein, with amino-acid sequence MSSPYDVLTGITNRRQPQPAGERCEMCAESITDEHQHVVNVAARQLMCVCRACYLLFADSHAQLRYRAVPDRYLVFPQFALDRRAWEALQIPVGVAFFFTNSDLGRTVAFYPGPAGACESELDLELWNAIRAADPRVGMLADDVEALLIRVPDDDTGSPQTFLVPIDACYEFVGRLRLLWRGFDGGQQARQFVDDFFAQIAARAREAPR
- a CDS encoding NifU family protein is translated as MARPDRPQGSADDAQWRTAGDRIQTLLDSCATGGPGAYERAQELVREVIALYGAGLERILAHADPQLAERLATDDLVASLLLVHGLHPHDVHRRVADALDRVRPYLGSHGGDVDLLEITPDGAARLAFRGTCKTCPSSAMTLELAVEDAVRAAAPEICSIEVVAATEPTNVIAAESLLSRVHSSGSWQPVPELAELAPGEVAGFSIAGVSVLACRVDERALAYRDHCPVCLDTLAGARLTGSSLQCPRCTTQFDVVQAGAGPSAAHLEPLPLLTRDGVLSVALPVLGAPA
- a CDS encoding nickel-dependent hydrogenase large subunit translates to MTTIIPEPSTSKREPGQLVEMAWDPITRIVGSLGIYTKIDFENREVVECHSTSSIFRGYSIFMKGKDPRDAHFITSRICGICGDNHATCSCYAQNMAYGVKPPHIGEWIVNLGEAAEYMFDHNIFQENLVGVDFCEKMVSETNPGVLAKAEKTQAPHADAHGYKTIADIMRSLNPFSGEFYREALQVSRWTREMFCLMEGRHVHPSTLYPGGVGTVATIQLMTDYMTRLMRYVEFMKKVVPMHDDLFDFFYDALPGYEKVGLRRTLLGCWGSFQDPEVCNFEYRDMERWGNAMFVTPGVVVDGKLVTHSLVDINLGIRILLGSSYYDDWTDQEMFVKTDPLGNPVDRRHPWNQHTNPHPQKREMDGGKYSWVMSPRWFDGKDHLALDTGGGPLARLWATALAGLVDIGYVKATGNSVKINLPKTALKGPVEFEWKVPKFGSNTIERDRARTYFQAYAAACALHFAEKALEEIRAGRTKTWERFDVPEEGIGCGFTEAVRGVLSHHLVIRDGKIANYHPYPPTPWNANPRDSYGTPGPYEDAVQGQPIFEENDRENFKGIDVMRTVRSFDPCLPCGVHMYLGKGKTLERLHTPTQSPIGE
- a CDS encoding hydrogenase expression protein HypE encodes the protein MPTEAAVKAEQTLIHVLWINAGLSCDGDSVALTAATQPSVEEIALGALPGLPQVAVHWPLIDFECGPTGGADDFLEWFFKADRGELEPFVLVVEGSIPNEQIKSEGYWCGFGNDPATGQPMTTSEWLDRLAPKATAIVAVGTCATYGGIHAMAGNPTGAMGVPDYLGWDWKSKAGIPIVCVPGCPIQPDNLSETLTYLLYMATGQAPMIPLDDALRPKWLFGNTVHEGCDRAGYYEQGDFATEYGSPKCIVKLGCWGPVVKCNVPKRGWINGIGGCPNVGGICIGCTMPGFPDKFMPFMDEPPGGKLSSTTSGLYGSVIRGLRHITEHTLDKEPRWRHKGTELTTGARRTW
- a CDS encoding hydrogenase maturation nickel metallochaperone HypA encodes the protein MHELSLCQAIAGVVKSHADGRHVEVVRVRVGALRQVVPDSLSFCWTLVRDSEDMPDAKLELECVRAEVRCRACGEQSEITSAWSIWCPACDSADVEVLRGNEFLVTSLDVS
- a CDS encoding HoxN/HupN/NixA family nickel/cobalt transporter, with the translated sequence MSRVPLDRSRRRPALSTAELRRLALMAAVIIALHLVGWMTLALVVEPAHLRLGSKAFGVGIGLTAYILGLRHAFDADHIAAIDNTTRKLMSDGQRPLAVGFFFSLGHSTVVFVLALLLATGVRAVAGPVADDSSRLHHYTGLFGTGVSGVFLYLIALLNVVVLVGMVRVFARLRRGQYSESELERQLDNRGLINRFLGRFTKSISKSWHMYLVGLLFGLGFDTATEVALLVLAGTSAASGLPWYAILCLPVLFAAGMCLLDTIDGSFMNFAYGWAFSSPVRKIYYNIAVTTLSVAVALLIGTVELLGLFAEQLGWRGPFWAWLAGLNLNTVGFLVVAMFLATWLLALLVWRYGRIEERWAPAADPATPDSTV
- a CDS encoding Fur family transcriptional regulator, with the translated sequence MTTESAGLDPAAAERLGEFLRARGLRRTASRIQILAVLEPFNGHLSVAEIRDRLPAHLFAGAQLPDLATIYRTVTTLVDQGVLHALTLDGGVTTYGMATAPHHHAVCTRCGSIIEVPARQLSAALEHAMAGSSFALSERAGLTLHGLCPRCQGVDLSPAPAARSRQPRAAPGESNTGRGPSPGR
- the mtr gene encoding mycothione reductase; translated protein: MESYDLAIIGTGSGNSIVDERYAAKRVAICEQDTFGGTCLNVGCIPTKMFVYAAEVAKTIRGAARYGVDAHIDGVRWGDIVSRVFGRIDPIAAGGEDYRRSAKNIDVYDRHTRFGPVQPDGRYLLRTEAGDEFTAEQVVIAAGSRPMVPPAIAESGARYHTSDTIMRIAELPEHLVIVGSGFIAAEFAHVFAALGTRVTLVIRGGCMLRHCDDTICERFTRIAAGKWELRTHRNVVDAHNRNGTAAGVSLTLDDGSKIGADALLVATGRVSNADRLDAEQAGVDVENGRVVVDQYQRTSARGVFALGDVSSPYQLKHVANHEARVVQHNLLCDWDDTASMAVTDHRYVPSAVFTDPQLASVGLTENQAVAQGFDVTVKIQDYGDVAYGWAMEDNTGILKLIADRRSGQLLGAHFMGYQASALIQPLIQAMSFGLTAREMARGQYWIHPALPEVVENALLGLG